The Deltaproteobacteria bacterium DNA window GTTCATCTTCTCTATACTTTTCTAAAACAGTGGCCAACTCATCATGGATCAGCCCAATATGCGAGGGACTTCCCTTTAAAAGAATGAGGCCTACAGACTCCTTTTCCAAAAACACGAGGGCCCCAAAGTCCTTATTCCGGGTCATAAATATCCGCTCCATTTCTTTTGCCTTTTCTAATAAAGATGAATCAGTAGCCCGCTCAAGACCAAGTTGTTTAATGCGAACTACATCGTGTCCTTATTAGCCGGCTTTAGTTATGTAAACTTCTTCTGAACTTATGATGTCCAACGCATATTTGACGCAAGCCTTGACATCCTCAATGCTCAAATTTGGATAATACTTCTCAACAATCTCACTAAACAGAGTCCCTTCTTGAACCAGCTCCAATACATCTTGGACTTTTATTCTTGTGCCAGCTATGCACGGTTTGCCAAGGTGCACATTTGGGTCAACTACAATCTTGGCCTTTTGCATGACTTCACACCTCCCAAAGTCTTTTCATCAACATAGTCGTCAAATGGGTCGCATCTTTAATATGGACAACCCTTCATCAGAGCGCCATTCCATCCCGCCTGCTGTTTAAGCCCAAAGGTGCCTAACGTACCAGGCCTGAGAGGATGACCCAGACCCCTCCCCCCCCGGAGGACCTGGGTTGGGAGAGAAGGAAAAGGAGCGTCTTGGGGTACCATGCCCTGGACACTCTATTATTCAGAGATTGAATTCATAAATTGAATTCTAAAGGGCCTTTGCCCACTTGTCAACCCCCTTGTTGCCCCTTTGAACTCTCGGCGGCACTAGAAGCCCCTCATTATCGCAGTAGCTCAAGGTACCGTTTTGACGTCCGTCAAACAGATAAGTCCTCCAATTTCATTCTTATCAATTCCTCTATGGAATCGGCAGTTTTTATGGCTCCTTCTAATTCTTCAAGGGTGTACTCCACCTCATAGCCAACTGGATACCTACTCTCAATATAAAAGTCTGTGATCTTCTCCATTGCAGGGATAAACTGCTCAAAAGATTTATCAAATCGACATGCTTCTCTAATCAGTCTAACCAAATCGTGTATCTTCTCCAGTTCCCAGCCATTAGAAATGAGAAATCCCTTAAGATATTTTTCAATTGATTGATGAACAAAATACGCTACATCTTCAAGAGGTCTTCTGTTTTCGAAAAGAAATTTCGCTTCATCCAAATCCTTCTCG harbors:
- a CDS encoding HEPN domain-containing protein, with protein sequence MVNQEVKEWFSKAEKDLDEAKFLFENRRPLEDVAYFVHQSIEKYLKGFLISNGWELEKIHDLVRLIREACRFDKSFEQFIPAMEKITDFYIESRYPVGYEVEYTLEELEGAIKTADSIEELIRMKLEDLSV
- a CDS encoding DUF433 domain-containing protein, with the translated sequence MQKAKIVVDPNVHLGKPCIAGTRIKVQDVLELVQEGTLFSEIVEKYYPNLSIEDVKACVKYALDIISSEEVYITKAG
- a CDS encoding DUF5615 family PIN-like protein, which codes for MKQLGLERATDSSLLEKAKEMERIFMTRNKDFGALVFLEKESVGLILLKGSPSHIGLIHDELATVLEKYREDELKGCFCVVEPGRYRVRRLNK